A single genomic interval of Pochonia chlamydosporia 170 chromosome 7, whole genome shotgun sequence harbors:
- a CDS encoding carnitinyl-CoA dehydratase (similar to Metarhizium robertsii ARSEF 23 XP_011411385.1) has product MNNTDFKSIIYATSPDGKVAYITLNRPKHFNAIDQNIPTELRAAVRLANFDPNVHCIVIKGNGPGFCGGYDLSTYAERAQRGQTEGSQDLSKGYDPFQDYLFMGEATDCYSELFRSHKPTIAQVHGAAVAGGSDIALCCDLVIMADDARIGYPPSRVWGCPTTAMWAHRIGAEKAKRMLFTGDLIDGKEAAAMGLVLKSVPEAQLEETVGLLVDRIKTVPINQLWMHKQVINSGIEGAVRSSQRLATIFDGITRNSPEGIAFQSTAMQSGFKAAVKQRDEAGNSDSYRERWKNKL; this is encoded by the coding sequence ATGAACAACACCGACTTCAAATCCATCATCTACGCCACTTCACCCGACGGCAAGGTGGCGTACATTACTCTCAATCGCCCCAAACACTTCAACGCAATTGACCAGAATATACCAACGGAACTGAGAGCTGCAGTCCGCTTGGCCAACTTCGATCCAAATGTTCATTGCATTGTCATCAAGGGCAACGGGCCAGGGTTCTGTGGAGGCTACGATTTGAGTACATACGCCGAGCGTGCCCAGCGCGGTCAAACCGAAGGCAGTCAGGATCTCAGCAAAGGTTACGACCCGTTCCAGGACTACCTCTTCATGGGCGAAGCCACAGACTGCTACTCGGAGCTATTTCGTAGCCACAAACCCACCATCGCCCAAGTCCACGGAGCAGCTGTCGCAGGTGGAAGCGACATCGCGCTCTGTTGCGACCTAGTCATCATGGCAGACGACGCCAGAATCGGATACCCGCCCAGCCGAGTATGGGGATGCCCTACAACAGCCATGTGGGCGCATCGGATTGGCgcggaaaaggcaaagaggatGCTATTCACAGGTGATCTTATCGACGGAAAGGAAGCCGCGGCCATGGGTCTTGTTTTGAAGTCTGTCCCAGAGGCTCAGCTGGAGGAAACGGtggggttgttggtggacaGGATCAAGACTGTGCCCATCAATCAACTCTGGATGCACAAGCAGGTTATTAATAGTGGTATTGAGGGTGCGGTACGATCGAGTCAGCGTCTGGCAACTATTTTTGATGGCATCACGCGGAATTCGCCTGAGGGGATTGCGTTTCAGAGCACGGCTATGCAGTCTGGTTTTAAGGCTGCTGTGAAGCAGAGAGATGAGGCTGGAAATAGCGACTCTTACCgggaaagatggaagaatAAGCTGTAA
- a CDS encoding 1,3-beta-glucanosyltransferase gel4 (similar to Verticillium alfalfae VaMs.102 XP_003000547.1) produces MAFKLLLWSLVAFSGSVAADLPPIQVKGSKFFFENGTQFFMKGVAYQQDASGANAKAGAKYVDPLADKKSCERDIPLLKELRANTIRVYAIDPTANHSACMKLLQDAGIYVISDLSEPSLSINRDNAQWNTELFTRYQKVINELSQYQNVIGFFAGNEVSNARNNTGASAYVKAAVRDTKKFIKENKNIKRWVGVGYAANDDKDFRNEISSYFNCDKPEDSIDFWGYNIYSWCLESNLERSDYAKHAAYFKNYSVPVFFAEYGCNDPGGAEARIFQETPALYSEPMSSVFSGGIVYMYFQEKNDFGLVEIKDGEATRMKNFKALKEQVAKSDPKGVKKDEYSSSNKMGECPALSSNWEANKSLPPMPDQSLCDCMIKSRSCVPKKDLSLEKYGAIFGFICQNDKAACAGINGNTKTGVYGAYSMCDDRAKLAHVLDEYYKNQKSAASACDFKGAAEIQSPDNDSSCKDALAKASSANKIAATATAPPGSASTGKDKDSGVGRDLPVTWALMFGQLVVVWLYSGLALP; encoded by the exons ATGGCGTTTAAACTTCTCTTGTGGTCTTTGGTTGCATTCAGTGGGAGTGTCGCGGCTGACTTGCCACCAATTCAAGTCAAG GGCTCCAAGTTCTTCTTCGAGAATGGCACTCAATTCTTTATGAAAGGTGTAGCTTACCAGCAAGACGCATCAGGAGCTAATGCCAAGGCCGGTGCAAAGTACGTCGATCCGTTGGCAGATAAAAAGTCGTGCGAGCGAGATATCCCGCTTCTAAAAGAACTGCGCGCAAACACAATTCGCGTCTATGCAATTGACCCAACTGCGAACCATTCCGCCTGTATGAAGTTGCTTCAGGACGCCGGAATATATGTTATTTCCGACCTCAGCGAGCCTTCTCTCTCGATCAACCGTGACAACGCCCAATGGAACACAGAACTCTTTACGCGATACCAAAAGGTCATCAATGAGCTCTCGCAGTACCAAAACGTGATTGGGTTCTTTGCTGGCAATGAAGTCAGCAATGCGAGGAATAACACAGGTGCTTCTGCTTACGTTAAGGCCGCAGTCCGCGACACCAAAAAGTTcatcaaggagaacaagaataTCAAGCGGTGGGTTGGTGTCGGGTATGCCGCCAACGATGACAAGGATTTTCGCAACGAAATTTCCAGCTACTTTAACTGCGATAAGCCAGAAGACTCTATTGACTTTTGGGGCTACAATATCTACTCATGGTGCCTTGAGAGTAATCTAGAGCGATCCGACTATGCCAAGCACGCCGCCTACTTCAAGAACTACTCCGTGCCCGTATTCTTTGCCGAGTATGGCTGCAATGACCCAGGCGGCGCTGAGGCTCGCATTTTCCAGGAGACGCCCGCTCTTTACTCCGAACCCATGTCCAGTGTGTTCAGCGGCGGCATTGTCTACATGTACTTTCAGGAAAAGAATGATTTTG GTCTTGTTGAAATCAAAGATGGCGAGGCCACCAGAATGAAGAACTTCAAAGCCTTAAAAGAACAAGTGGCCAAGTCTGACCCCAAGGGAGTTAAAAAGGATGAATACTCCTCATCTAACAAGATGGGCGAGTGTCCCGCGCTATCCTCCAACTGGGAAGCTAACAAGTCGCTCCCTCCAATGCCTGATCAAAGCCTGTGCGATTGCATGATAAAGTCCCGAAGCTGTGTGCCAAAGAAAGACCTTTCACTGGAAAAGTACGGCGCGATATTTGGATTCATCTGTCAAAATGACAAGGCGGCATGCGCTGGCATCAACGGGAACACCAAAACAGGCGTGTACGGTGCTTACAGTATGTGTGACGACAGGGCCAAGCTTGCTCACGTCCTAGATGAGTACTATAAGAACCAAAAGAGCGCGGCAAGTGCATGCGATTTTAAAGGTGCGGCCGAGATACAGTCGCCTGATAACGATAGCTCATGCAAGGATGCTCTGGCAAAGGCTAGCAGTGCTAACAAGATTGCTGCGACGGCTACTGCACCTCCCGGTTCGGCTTCTACAGGAAAAGACAAGGACAGTGGTGTTGGTCGGGATTTGCCCGTGACTTGGGCGTTGATGTTTGGTCAACTCGTCGTGGTTTGGTTGTACTCAGGTTTGGCACTGCCGTAG